The following are encoded in a window of Geobacter metallireducens GS-15 genomic DNA:
- the rimP gene encoding ribosome maturation factor RimP, giving the protein MAKDEVVDRVTALAESLLSSQEMELVDIEYKREGRHMVLRLFVDKAGGITLDDCALVSREFSEILDVEDFISENYTLEVSSPGLNRPLKRESDYERYRGRLVKVRTYDVVEDEAGNRRKTFLGDLEGLAGGVVTLKLREGQMARIPLAKIAKANLEFEF; this is encoded by the coding sequence ATGGCAAAGGACGAAGTTGTCGACAGGGTTACAGCTCTGGCGGAAAGTCTCCTTTCTTCTCAGGAGATGGAGCTGGTCGACATCGAATATAAGCGCGAGGGGCGCCACATGGTTCTCCGGCTTTTTGTCGACAAGGCCGGCGGCATAACCCTGGATGACTGTGCTCTGGTGAGCCGCGAATTCTCTGAGATCCTGGACGTGGAGGATTTCATCAGCGAGAATTACACCCTTGAGGTGTCATCCCCCGGGCTGAATCGCCCCCTTAAAAGGGAGTCCGACTACGAGCGCTACCGTGGGCGTCTAGTCAAGGTCAGGACCTATGATGTCGTCGAGGATGAGGCCGGGAACCGGCGTAAGACGTTCCTTGGCGACCTCGAGGGGCTTGCGGGCGGGGTTGTAACTCTTAAGCTTCGCGAGGGGCAGATGGCTCGAATCCCCCTTGCCAAAATCGCAAAAGCCAACCTTGAATTCGAGTTCTAG
- the nusA gene encoding transcription termination factor NusA has product METTFNLKHIIDQIVKEKGIDRDIVVEALEQAVLSAANKKYRNTRDLEAHYNPEVGEVELFEFVTVVDEVMDSYKEIDLEEAREIDPDVEVGDSLGMKMDASGFTRIAAQTAKQVIIQKVREAERETIFNEFKDRIGELINGVVRRFEKGDLVVDLGRAEALLSNKEQAPREVYRQGDRIKALIMDIRMTPKGPQIILSRTHPGVLAKLFEAEVPEIAEGIVEIKSVVREPGSRSKIAVYSHDSDVDPVGACVGMRGSRVQNVVSELRGEKIDIIPWSEDPARFACNALQPAAVSKVYIDEENKALEIIVADDQLSLAIGKKGQNVRLAAKLTGWRIDIKSETRAAEAELLEFSSYDGATEEAPQEPVEESEAQPLEQGEE; this is encoded by the coding sequence GTGGAAACGACCTTCAACCTCAAGCACATTATTGATCAGATCGTGAAGGAAAAGGGGATAGACCGGGATATCGTGGTCGAGGCCCTTGAGCAGGCGGTGCTGTCCGCCGCGAACAAAAAGTACCGCAACACACGCGATCTTGAGGCCCATTACAATCCCGAGGTCGGTGAAGTTGAGCTTTTCGAGTTCGTCACCGTGGTTGACGAGGTTATGGACTCGTACAAGGAGATTGATCTTGAGGAAGCCCGTGAAATCGACCCTGACGTGGAGGTGGGCGACTCCCTCGGTATGAAGATGGATGCCAGCGGTTTCACGCGGATTGCCGCCCAGACCGCAAAGCAGGTAATCATTCAGAAGGTGCGGGAAGCGGAGCGGGAAACCATTTTCAATGAGTTCAAGGATCGGATCGGCGAGTTGATCAACGGTGTGGTCCGTCGTTTCGAGAAGGGGGATCTCGTTGTTGATCTTGGTCGCGCCGAGGCGCTTCTTTCCAACAAGGAGCAGGCACCGCGCGAGGTTTACCGTCAGGGTGACCGTATCAAGGCGCTTATCATGGATATCCGTATGACTCCCAAGGGTCCCCAGATCATTCTGTCCCGGACCCATCCCGGTGTGCTTGCCAAGCTCTTCGAAGCCGAAGTTCCGGAGATCGCCGAGGGGATCGTTGAAATCAAGTCCGTCGTCCGCGAACCGGGAAGCCGGTCAAAAATTGCGGTTTACTCCCACGATTCTGATGTTGATCCGGTTGGTGCGTGCGTCGGAATGCGCGGATCGAGGGTTCAGAACGTTGTGTCCGAGCTTCGTGGCGAGAAAATCGACATCATCCCGTGGTCTGAAGACCCGGCGCGGTTTGCCTGTAATGCGCTCCAGCCGGCTGCGGTTTCCAAGGTCTACATCGACGAAGAAAATAAAGCGCTCGAAATCATTGTCGCCGACGATCAGCTTTCCCTTGCCATTGGCAAGAAGGGGCAGAATGTTCGGCTTGCCGCAAAACTCACCGGCTGGAGAATCGACATCAAGAGTGAAACCCGTGCTGCCGAGGCAGAACTCCTTGAGTTTTCTTCCTACGACGGTGCTACTGAGGAAGCGCCTCAGGAACCTGTTGAGGAGTCCGAGGCTCAACCGCTGGAGCAGGGCGAAGAGTAG
- a CDS encoding DUF448 domain-containing protein — protein MARSEPRRTCLGCRAERGKDELLRYVLDPEGTVVPDLLAKLPGRGAYTCFCRECVEKAATRKQFARAFKGEVRGATSIDLVNMVVSRLEERIASYLALANKAGKIVSGSDMVMEAMRKKNKIGLAIIAGDVSAEIGDKITGVAAREGIPCFRILDKDRIGGLLGKGLRSVVAIEAGGFVPPLVKELQRYGNFLDGGAVDEQDPRV, from the coding sequence ATGGCGAGGAGCGAGCCTCGGCGAACATGTCTGGGATGTCGGGCTGAGAGGGGGAAGGACGAACTTCTTCGCTATGTCCTTGACCCCGAGGGAACGGTTGTCCCTGATCTCCTGGCAAAGTTGCCGGGGAGGGGTGCTTACACCTGCTTTTGCCGCGAGTGTGTCGAGAAGGCCGCTACCCGGAAGCAATTTGCCCGCGCCTTTAAGGGCGAGGTGCGGGGTGCAACCAGTATTGACCTCGTGAATATGGTTGTTTCGAGGCTGGAGGAACGAATTGCTTCATATCTGGCCCTTGCAAACAAGGCAGGAAAGATCGTCTCTGGCAGCGACATGGTGATGGAGGCGATGCGCAAGAAGAACAAGATCGGTCTTGCAATCATAGCCGGCGACGTTTCTGCCGAGATCGGCGATAAAATCACCGGTGTGGCTGCCCGTGAGGGGATTCCCTGTTTTCGAATCCTGGACAAGGACAGGATCGGAGGGCTTCTGGGCAAGGGATTGCGAAGCGTGGTGGCGATTGAAGCGGGAGGGTTCGTCCCCCCGTTAGTGAAAGAGTTACAGAGATACGGAAATTTCCTTGATGGGGGTGCGGTTGATGAGCAAGACCCACGTGTATGA
- the infB gene encoding translation initiation factor IF-2: MSKTHVYELAKKMGVENKELMARLKSLGIEVKSHLSVLEDEDVQKVTAPPTPPKGVQQQEEVRVTTTVIRRRPKAVAQPPEEVAPAAVESAVIEEAPAPRVEAVPEEPKASPAFAETVPAVEEPKGVEPKIGVPKVETPVASESKAEEPRVTAPPAQPKPVAAEEEKPTMNRARILGRVELPGLTTASKPVPKPAERREVVIPPKRKMEERAVTPQPAAPVADDRKKKAKTFTEPETPAGGAPGAKKGAPGGKKKEAFKKAELLEKRERIFEPGPKTGKGRRRERESVTFGKKTEITVPKAIKRIIKISESITVGELAKRMGVKATDLIRVLMKMGMMATINHPLDVDTATLIAAEFSYEIENVAIDTDEMLESAPDTPESLKKRPPVVTIMGHVDHGKTSLLDAIREANVIAGEAGGITQHIGAYDVELNGRKITFLDTPGHEAFTAMRARGAKVTDIVILVVAADDGVMPQTREAINHSKAAGVPIIIAINKIDKPEAKPERVKQELMEFGLVSEEWGGETIFVEVSAKKRINLPELLEMVLLQADVMDLKANPDKEARGTIVEAKLDRGRGPVATVLVQEGTLKVGDYFVAGVHSGRVRAMQNDRGDKVLAAGPSMPVEVIGFTGVPDAGDVFISLSDEKKAKEIASHRQQKLRETELAKHSKMSLEQLYDKIQKGEVKDLNAIVKADVQGSVEAVSDSLRKLSTDAVRLNVIHSSVGAITETDVNLASASNAIILGFNVRPEPKASAMAEKEGVDVRLYNIIYDAVEDIKKAMEGLLEPTLREKYLGRAEIREVFSVPKVGNVGGCYIQDGKVLRNASVRLLRDNVVVYEGKMSSLRRFKDDVKEVATGYECGIGLENYNDIKVGDIIEAFEIEKIATKL; this comes from the coding sequence ATGAGCAAGACCCACGTGTATGAACTTGCTAAAAAGATGGGTGTTGAGAATAAAGAGCTGATGGCCCGGCTGAAGAGCCTCGGTATCGAGGTGAAGAGCCACCTGTCGGTTCTCGAAGATGAGGACGTGCAGAAAGTCACCGCTCCGCCTACACCGCCCAAGGGAGTCCAGCAGCAGGAAGAAGTCCGGGTGACCACCACGGTTATCAGGCGCCGCCCTAAAGCTGTCGCCCAACCACCCGAGGAAGTTGCACCGGCGGCTGTGGAGTCTGCCGTCATTGAAGAGGCGCCTGCGCCCCGAGTGGAGGCCGTTCCCGAAGAACCGAAGGCGTCGCCGGCATTTGCGGAAACTGTTCCCGCAGTCGAAGAGCCTAAGGGCGTGGAGCCCAAGATTGGGGTGCCAAAGGTAGAAACACCCGTAGCATCAGAATCCAAGGCCGAAGAGCCCAGGGTGACTGCTCCGCCGGCACAACCGAAGCCTGTTGCGGCAGAGGAAGAGAAGCCGACCATGAATCGCGCCCGAATACTTGGTCGCGTGGAGCTTCCGGGCCTCACGACCGCTTCGAAGCCTGTACCCAAACCGGCGGAAAGGCGGGAAGTGGTCATTCCCCCCAAGAGGAAGATGGAAGAGCGTGCAGTAACACCGCAACCAGCTGCTCCCGTGGCGGATGACCGCAAGAAGAAGGCCAAGACGTTCACCGAGCCTGAGACGCCGGCTGGCGGCGCACCGGGTGCCAAGAAAGGCGCCCCTGGCGGAAAGAAGAAGGAAGCTTTCAAAAAAGCCGAACTCCTTGAAAAGCGGGAGAGGATTTTCGAGCCCGGCCCGAAAACCGGCAAGGGAAGACGGCGCGAGCGGGAATCGGTTACCTTTGGAAAGAAGACAGAGATTACTGTTCCCAAGGCTATCAAGCGGATTATCAAGATCTCCGAGTCGATCACTGTAGGAGAGCTTGCCAAAAGGATGGGGGTCAAGGCTACTGACCTCATCCGCGTACTCATGAAGATGGGGATGATGGCCACCATCAATCACCCCCTCGACGTGGATACCGCCACCCTCATTGCCGCCGAGTTCAGTTATGAAATCGAGAACGTGGCTATTGATACGGACGAGATGCTCGAATCGGCGCCCGATACCCCGGAGAGTCTCAAAAAGCGTCCGCCGGTCGTTACCATCATGGGCCACGTCGACCACGGAAAGACTTCACTTCTCGATGCAATCCGCGAAGCCAATGTCATTGCTGGCGAGGCCGGGGGGATCACCCAGCATATCGGAGCCTATGACGTTGAACTCAACGGTCGCAAGATAACCTTCCTTGATACACCTGGTCACGAGGCATTCACCGCCATGCGTGCCCGCGGTGCCAAGGTGACCGACATCGTCATCCTCGTGGTCGCGGCAGACGACGGCGTCATGCCCCAGACCCGTGAAGCCATCAACCACTCCAAGGCTGCCGGTGTGCCGATCATCATCGCCATCAACAAGATTGACAAACCCGAAGCGAAGCCCGAGCGTGTCAAGCAGGAACTCATGGAGTTCGGTCTCGTCTCGGAAGAGTGGGGCGGTGAAACAATTTTCGTGGAAGTTTCCGCCAAGAAGAGGATCAATCTTCCCGAATTGCTGGAAATGGTCCTGCTTCAGGCCGACGTTATGGATCTGAAGGCGAATCCCGACAAGGAAGCCCGCGGCACCATCGTCGAGGCCAAGCTGGACCGGGGCCGTGGGCCGGTTGCCACGGTACTGGTCCAGGAAGGTACCCTCAAGGTGGGCGACTACTTTGTGGCCGGCGTCCACTCCGGCCGGGTTCGCGCCATGCAGAACGATCGGGGTGACAAGGTCCTTGCAGCCGGTCCCTCCATGCCCGTTGAAGTCATCGGATTCACGGGCGTCCCTGATGCCGGCGATGTCTTTATCAGCCTCTCCGACGAGAAGAAAGCCAAGGAGATTGCCTCCCATCGTCAGCAGAAACTGCGCGAAACCGAGCTTGCCAAGCACAGCAAGATGTCCCTTGAGCAACTCTATGACAAGATTCAGAAGGGCGAGGTCAAGGACCTCAACGCCATCGTCAAGGCCGACGTCCAGGGATCGGTGGAGGCCGTATCGGACTCGCTGCGCAAACTATCTACCGATGCGGTGCGTCTCAACGTCATCCATTCGTCGGTCGGCGCCATCACCGAAACTGACGTGAACCTCGCCTCCGCTTCCAACGCCATCATCCTCGGCTTCAACGTTCGTCCTGAGCCGAAGGCATCGGCGATGGCCGAAAAAGAGGGCGTCGACGTCCGTCTCTACAACATCATCTATGATGCGGTGGAAGATATCAAAAAAGCCATGGAAGGTCTGCTGGAGCCGACTCTCCGTGAGAAGTATCTTGGCCGGGCCGAGATCAGGGAAGTATTCTCTGTTCCCAAAGTCGGGAATGTTGGCGGTTGCTATATACAGGACGGCAAAGTGTTGCGTAACGCATCGGTTCGGCTGCTGCGCGACAATGTGGTTGTCTACGAAGGGAAAATGTCGTCACTTCGTCGCTTCAAGGATGATGTGAAAGAGGTGGCAACCGGGTATGAGTGCGGTATCGGCCTGGAAAATTATAACGATATCAAGGTGGGAGATATTATAGAAGCCTTTGAAATCGAGAAGATTGCGACAAAGCTGTAA
- a CDS encoding ribosome-binding factor A encodes MYKRSDKVAEAIHELVSGLLVKGLKDPRIGFVTITGVKVSDDIRHATIYYTVMGSDEAKKSTLHGLNSSVGFIRKEVSKELRLRFAPELIFKYDESIEYGNRIDQLLKEIGSEEGGND; translated from the coding sequence ATGTACAAGCGATCCGATAAAGTTGCTGAAGCTATTCACGAATTGGTGTCCGGGCTCCTTGTCAAGGGGCTCAAAGATCCACGCATCGGGTTCGTGACCATAACGGGCGTCAAGGTTTCTGACGATATCCGCCATGCGACTATCTACTATACGGTTATGGGGAGCGACGAAGCGAAGAAGTCAACCTTGCACGGGCTGAACAGTTCCGTAGGATTCATCCGCAAGGAAGTCAGCAAGGAACTGCGGCTTCGGTTCGCGCCGGAACTCATCTTCAAGTATGATGAGTCGATTGAGTACGGAAACCGCATTGACCAGCTTCTCAAGGAAATCGGCAGCGAGGAAGGTGGCAATGATTGA
- a CDS encoding DHH family phosphoesterase, with amino-acid sequence MIEGIIEEIRTNGSFLITTHENPDGDAVGSSLALAGYLRRLGKDVTIHFCDPVPDLYAFLPLAEEVTRTVPDRDYDICFVLDVGEFRRAGKQIAECKRIKKFINIDHHLTSDNFGFINYIDPKAAATGILVHRIITGAGDVVGYETALCLYTAIITDTGSFRYSNANPEAFAIAGELVSTGINTWSIAEKLYESQPRERLELLALALSTLTISPRGEYASITVTLDMYNKTGASAELTDGFVNYPRSIRGVEVSVFFREINPGLFKVGFRSKGKIDVSRIAAAFGGGGHHNAAGATMNGSLEGIKATLFSHLESTL; translated from the coding sequence ATGATTGAGGGTATCATCGAGGAGATCCGCACTAACGGAAGCTTCCTGATCACTACCCATGAGAATCCCGACGGCGATGCCGTCGGGTCGTCGCTGGCCCTTGCTGGATATCTCCGACGTTTGGGCAAGGATGTGACGATCCATTTCTGTGATCCTGTCCCCGATCTCTACGCTTTTTTGCCACTGGCGGAAGAGGTGACACGGACCGTTCCTGATCGTGACTACGACATCTGTTTTGTCCTCGATGTGGGCGAGTTCCGTCGGGCTGGCAAACAGATTGCTGAGTGCAAGCGGATCAAGAAATTCATAAACATCGACCATCATTTAACATCTGATAACTTTGGCTTCATAAACTATATCGATCCCAAAGCGGCGGCAACGGGTATTCTCGTACATCGCATCATCACGGGGGCAGGGGACGTCGTAGGGTATGAAACGGCTCTCTGTCTCTACACCGCCATCATTACCGATACCGGTTCCTTTCGCTATTCCAACGCGAATCCCGAGGCCTTTGCTATTGCGGGTGAGTTGGTTTCCACGGGGATCAACACGTGGAGCATTGCCGAGAAACTCTATGAGAGTCAACCCCGCGAACGGCTTGAGCTTCTTGCCCTTGCCCTCTCTACCCTGACAATCTCTCCCCGCGGCGAATATGCCTCTATCACCGTTACTCTCGACATGTACAACAAGACGGGGGCTTCCGCTGAACTGACTGACGGCTTTGTTAATTATCCCCGCTCCATCCGCGGGGTGGAAGTTTCGGTCTTTTTCCGCGAGATCAATCCCGGCCTTTTCAAAGTCGGGTTTCGTTCCAAGGGGAAGATCGACGTGTCCCGTATCGCGGCGGCCTTTGGCGGCGGCGGGCATCACAATGCCGCAGGAGCTACGATGAATGGTTCCCTTGAAGGGATAAAGGCAACGTTGTTCTCCCACCTGGAGAGTACCCTCTGA
- the truB gene encoding tRNA pseudouridine(55) synthase TruB translates to MDGFIVIDKPAGLTSHDIIARVRRILGQKKAGHTGTLDPFATGVLPVAMGEGTKAIPFLDEAVKEYRATMVLGAATDTQDCTGRVEKEGDWTRLSVEAVREVFGAYIGKCKQIPPMYSAVKQGGVPLYRLARKGHEVEREPRDIEIHSLIIDRMELPRIEFTVSCSRGTYVRTLAHDMGERLGCGAHLSALRRTRSGPFDLSRAVTLDELASIKEQGAVDSLLLAPNEVLGHFPEIELSDEEVRKVYCGVPPRCHGRCEESSASQNDGKKVRLVQNGKLLAVAEIGQAESGNGNKSLRLIRVFN, encoded by the coding sequence ATGGACGGTTTCATTGTTATCGACAAGCCGGCCGGCTTGACTTCCCACGACATCATTGCGCGCGTCAGACGGATTCTCGGCCAGAAGAAGGCGGGCCATACGGGAACCCTTGATCCCTTTGCCACCGGAGTTTTGCCGGTTGCAATGGGAGAGGGGACCAAGGCGATACCGTTTCTTGATGAGGCTGTGAAAGAGTACCGTGCAACCATGGTGCTCGGTGCTGCCACCGATACCCAGGACTGTACCGGCAGGGTCGAGAAAGAAGGGGACTGGACTCGATTGTCCGTTGAGGCGGTCAGGGAAGTTTTCGGTGCATATATCGGAAAGTGCAAGCAGATCCCTCCCATGTACTCTGCGGTCAAGCAAGGGGGGGTTCCCCTCTACCGACTAGCGCGAAAAGGGCATGAGGTGGAACGAGAACCCCGGGATATCGAGATCCATTCCCTCATAATCGATCGTATGGAGCTGCCGCGAATTGAGTTTACGGTTTCCTGCTCCCGGGGCACCTATGTGAGAACGCTGGCACACGACATGGGGGAGCGCCTCGGTTGCGGCGCCCATCTTTCTGCGCTGCGCAGAACGCGGAGCGGCCCGTTTGACCTTTCCCGGGCCGTGACCCTTGACGAACTGGCAAGCATCAAGGAACAAGGCGCTGTTGATTCGCTTCTGCTGGCTCCCAACGAGGTGCTTGGTCATTTTCCCGAGATCGAGCTCTCAGACGAGGAAGTCCGCAAGGTTTACTGCGGAGTCCCTCCCCGTTGCCATGGCAGATGCGAAGAATCTTCAGCGTCGCAAAATGACGGTAAGAAGGTGCGTCTCGTTCAGAATGGCAAGCTTCTCGCTGTGGCTGAAATCGGTCAGGCTGAATCGGGTAACGGGAACAAAAGCCTAAGGCTTATAAGGGTTTTTAACTAG
- the rpsO gene encoding 30S ribosomal protein S15 encodes MLVTDKKQEIITSFKRHDSDTGSPEVQIAILTERIIYLTEHFKVHKKDHHSRRGLLKIVGQRRRLLDYLKKKDVERYRAIIEKLGIRR; translated from the coding sequence GTGCTGGTAACGGACAAGAAGCAAGAGATCATCACATCGTTCAAGCGTCACGACAGCGATACGGGGTCTCCGGAGGTTCAGATCGCGATTCTCACCGAGCGGATCATCTATCTGACGGAGCACTTCAAGGTTCACAAAAAGGACCACCACAGCCGGCGCGGTCTTCTGAAGATCGTCGGCCAGAGAAGGAGACTCCTCGACTACCTCAAGAAGAAGGATGTCGAGAGGTATCGGGCAATCATCGAGAAACTCGGTATACGTCGATAA
- the pnp gene encoding polyribonucleotide nucleotidyltransferase translates to MNEQKVNVDFGGRTITIATGKMAKQASGAVMVSCGETMVLVTAVALKSAKEGQDFFPLTVNYQEKAYAGGKIPGGFFKREGRPTENETLTCRFIDRPIRPLFPENFLNDTQIMATVVSADQDNDPGILAMIGASAALEVSDIPFFGPIAGVKVGRVDGKFICNPTAEQLAASDLEVVVAASRDAVIMVEGGAAEISEADLLEAIFFGHASVQPIIDAQIELRKQAGVPKREIAPPAVDEALGAKVKELAYAQMKDAVRIRSKQERHNRISAIADETVAALEADFSGRGAEIKDFLDGFEYELVREHILKDGERIDGRDTKTIRPITSEVGILPRVHGSALFTRGETQALVAATLGTSSDEQRIDSLYGESRKRFMLHYNFPPFSVGETSFRLAPGRREIGHGYLAERALERVLPKHDDFPYTIRIVSDILESNGSSSMASVCGGALSMMDAGVPISAPVAGIAMGLIKEGDDIAILSDILGDEDHLGDMDFKVAGTSTGVTAIQMDIKITGVTREIMGKALEQAKEGRLHILGKMAEALAAPRTDLSPYAPRITTIWVKTDKIRDVIGAGGKNVRGITEATGVSIDIEDTGKINIASTNKEACDKAIKMIRDLTAEAEEGKLYMGTVRKVMDFGAFVEIFPGTDGLVHISELDTERVKDVTDILKEGDKVLVKCIGIDKQGKIKLSRKEALGAVLPE, encoded by the coding sequence ATGAATGAACAGAAGGTAAACGTAGATTTTGGCGGCAGAACGATAACCATAGCTACCGGCAAAATGGCCAAACAGGCGAGCGGTGCGGTAATGGTAAGTTGCGGTGAGACCATGGTGCTCGTCACCGCCGTGGCGCTCAAATCCGCCAAGGAGGGACAGGACTTCTTTCCCTTGACGGTCAACTACCAGGAAAAGGCCTATGCCGGCGGCAAGATTCCCGGCGGCTTCTTCAAACGGGAAGGGCGCCCCACGGAGAATGAGACCCTTACCTGCCGCTTCATCGATCGGCCGATTCGTCCTCTTTTCCCTGAGAACTTTCTCAACGATACCCAGATCATGGCCACCGTCGTTTCCGCGGATCAGGACAATGACCCGGGAATTCTTGCCATGATCGGCGCCTCGGCGGCCCTTGAAGTATCTGATATTCCCTTTTTCGGTCCCATCGCCGGCGTAAAGGTTGGCCGGGTTGACGGGAAGTTCATTTGCAACCCCACTGCCGAGCAACTGGCTGCCAGTGACTTGGAAGTAGTTGTTGCAGCAAGCCGCGATGCGGTCATTATGGTTGAGGGTGGTGCTGCGGAGATTTCAGAAGCCGACCTCCTTGAGGCGATTTTCTTCGGCCATGCCTCGGTGCAGCCGATCATCGACGCCCAGATCGAACTGCGCAAGCAGGCTGGCGTACCCAAGCGGGAAATTGCTCCCCCCGCCGTCGATGAGGCTCTTGGTGCAAAGGTCAAAGAGCTTGCGTATGCCCAGATGAAAGATGCCGTCCGGATTCGCTCGAAGCAGGAGCGCCACAATCGTATCAGTGCCATTGCCGATGAAACGGTGGCTGCCCTTGAAGCTGATTTTTCCGGACGCGGCGCCGAGATTAAAGATTTCCTCGATGGTTTCGAGTATGAGCTTGTACGTGAGCACATCCTCAAAGACGGTGAGAGGATTGACGGCCGCGATACCAAAACGATCAGGCCCATCACTTCCGAGGTCGGTATTCTCCCTCGCGTCCACGGCTCAGCTCTTTTCACCCGTGGCGAGACCCAGGCCCTTGTTGCCGCCACTCTCGGTACTTCCAGCGACGAACAGCGGATCGACTCACTCTACGGGGAGAGCAGAAAGAGGTTCATGCTCCACTATAACTTCCCTCCCTTCTCTGTGGGGGAGACGAGCTTCCGTCTTGCGCCGGGCCGTCGTGAGATCGGCCACGGTTACCTGGCTGAGCGCGCTCTTGAGCGGGTTCTGCCCAAGCACGATGATTTCCCGTACACCATCCGCATCGTGTCGGACATTCTGGAAAGCAACGGTTCCTCCTCTATGGCTTCGGTCTGCGGCGGCGCCCTCTCCATGATGGATGCCGGCGTCCCCATTTCCGCTCCGGTTGCAGGCATTGCCATGGGGCTCATCAAGGAAGGGGACGACATTGCCATCCTTTCCGACATCCTTGGTGATGAAGACCACCTTGGCGACATGGACTTCAAGGTCGCCGGCACCTCGACAGGGGTGACCGCAATCCAGATGGACATTAAGATTACCGGCGTGACCCGTGAGATCATGGGCAAAGCCCTTGAGCAGGCAAAAGAAGGGCGGCTCCATATCCTCGGTAAAATGGCCGAAGCCCTGGCTGCTCCGCGTACCGATCTGTCACCCTATGCCCCGCGTATCACGACTATCTGGGTCAAGACCGACAAGATCCGTGACGTAATCGGCGCCGGTGGCAAGAACGTCAGGGGGATCACTGAGGCTACCGGCGTTTCCATCGATATCGAGGATACCGGCAAGATCAATATCGCCAGCACCAACAAAGAGGCCTGCGACAAGGCGATCAAGATGATCCGCGACCTTACGGCGGAAGCTGAAGAGGGCAAGCTTTACATGGGTACGGTCCGCAAGGTCATGGACTTTGGCGCTTTTGTCGAAATCTTCCCGGGTACCGATGGCCTTGTTCATATCTCCGAACTCGATACCGAGCGGGTGAAGGACGTTACCGACATCCTCAAGGAAGGGGACAAGGTGCTCGTGAAGTGCATCGGCATTGATAAGCAAGGAAAGATAAAACTGTCCCGTAAAGAAGCTCTGGGTGCAGTACTGCCCGAGTAG